A genomic region of Vitis vinifera cultivar Pinot Noir 40024 chromosome 7, ASM3070453v1 contains the following coding sequences:
- the LOC100263895 gene encoding uncharacterized protein LOC100263895 isoform X1, which translates to MMRHLLLPRCGPLRHLSSPISLPRLAHYKAPTPPAPPTPPKPPKKPVSFTFHDETWEDPYSWMSNLSDKVAMRHMDVYMEQEEKYTEAFMSDTERLQSKLQSEMAFRMTPELSTPPIKFGPWLYYRRVEEGKQFPVLCRRLASLNEEFISNKSPSAGFDFVSGRRIEQKLIDYNQEAERFGGYAYEELSEISPDHRFIAYTMYDKDNDYFRLSVRDLNSGSILSKPQADRVSNLAWVKDGKALLYTVTNNNRRPYRIYCSMLGSDEEDVKLLEESDDNVYVNIRHTKDFRFVTVNKFSITTSKVFLINAADPLSGMTLVWECGGQAHCIVEHHQGCLYLFTDAAKEGQPVDYHYLLCSPVVVSSSPRNWESVFIDDPDLIIEDVDFNDTHMVFIVREGRKFRICSVALPLPRGKGAVYLKELNPHFLPLPKYVSQISPGPNYDYYSSIIRFTVSSPVMPDAVVDYDLSTGMWNIIQQKNMLHERTRILYGTTSSASSLANASISKRSGSTDEVNVKDDLLWNDLSEFYACENYDVSSHDGVLVPLTIVYSRKNKKENHSPGILHGHGAYGELLDKRWRGELKSLLDRGWVVAYADVRGGGGGGKKWHHDGRRTKKHNSIEDFISCAKFLIDKEIVQENKLAAWGYSAGGLLVASAINSCPDLFRAALLKVPFLDPTNTLLYPILPLAPADYEEFGYPGDIEDFQAIRKYSPYDNIQKNALYPAVLVSSSFNTRFGVWEAAKWAARVRECAVYDPKRPVLLNLTTDIVEENRYLQSKEAALEAAFLLKVIGS; encoded by the exons ATGATGCGCCACCTTCTTCTTCCTCGTTGCGGCCCTTTGCGCCATCTATCAAGCCCTATCTCTCTCCCCCGTCTTGCCCACTACAAAGCACCGACCCCGCCTGCCCCTCCGACACCACCGAAACCTCCCAAAAAACCAGTTTCATTCACATTCCACGATGAAACCTGGGAAGATCCCTACAGCTGGATGTCCAACCTCAGTGACAAGGTGGCGATGCGCCACATGGACGTCTACATGGAACAAGAGGAGAAGTACACCGAAGCGTTTATGTCAGATACCGAACGTCTCCAGTCCAAGCTCCAGTCCGAAATGGCCTTCCGCATGACCCCCGAGCTCTCCACCCCTCCAATTAAGTTCGGCCCATG GTTGTACTATCGGCGGGTGGAAGAAGGGAAGCAGTTTCCAGTGCTGTGTCGGAGATTGGCTAGCTTAAATGAAGAGTTCATTTCGAATAAATCTCCTTCCGCTGGATTTGATTTTGTCTCGGGTAGGAGAATTGAGCAGAAGCTGATTGATTACAATCAAGAAGCTGAGAGATTTGGAG GGTATGCCTATGAGGAACTATCAGAGATATCACCAGACCATAGGTTTATCGCCTACACTATGTATGATAAGGACAACGACTACTTTAGGTTATCTGTTAGGGATTTGAATTCTGGTTCAATATTAAGTAAGCCTCAAGCTGATCGGGTTTCAAACTTGGCATGGGTGAAGGATGGAAAGGCATTGCTTTATACTGTGACAAACAATAATAGGAGACCATATCG GATATACTGCAGCATGCTTGGATCAGATGAAGAAGATGTTAAGCTTTTAGAAGAATCAGATGATAATGTTTATGTTAACATAAGACATACCAAGGACTTTCGGTTTGTGACAGTAAATAAGTTCTCGATTACAACCTCAAAG GTCTTCCTCATAAATGCAGCTGATCCTTTGTCTGGCATGACATTAGTATGGGAGTGTGGAGGACAAGCCCACTGCATAGTTGAGCACCATCAGGGATGCCTTTATTTGTTTACAGATGCTGCAAAAGAGGGCCAACCTGTTGATTATCATTATCTCCTTTGTTCTCCCGTGGTAGTATCTTCTAGCCCCAGAAATTGGGAG AGTGTATTTATTGATGACCCAGACTTGATCATCGAGGATGTTGATTTTAACGATACACACATGGTATTTATTGTGAGGGAAGGTCGAAAGTTTAGAATTTGTTCAGTTGCTCTTCCTTTGCCTAGAGGGAAG GGAGCAGTTTACCTAAAAGAGCTTAACCCACATTTCCTACCTCTTCCAAAATATGTTTCCCAAATCTCACCTGGACCAAATTATGACTACTACTCCTCGATCATACGCTTTACTGTTTCATCACCTGTG ATGCCTGATGCTGTGGTTGATTATGACTTGTCAACTGGAATGTGGAATATCATTCAACAGAAAAATATGCTTCATGAAAGAACACGAATTCTGTATGGAACAACCTCTTCTGCTAGTAGCCTTGCAAATGCTTCAATTTCCAAAAGATCTGGATCCACAGATGAAGTCAATGTCAAAGATGATCTCCTCTGGAATGACCTTTCTGAGTTCTATGCTTGTGAAAACTATGATGTCTCTTCTCAtgatggagttttggttccTTTGACCATTGTATACTCACgcaaaaacaagaaagagaatcaCAGTCCTGGAATACTTCATGGCCATGGAGCTTATGGTGAGTTACTTGACAAAAGGTGGCGTGGTGAATTGAAAAGCCTTCTTGATCGTGGTTGGGTTGTTGCTTATGCTGATGTCAG AGGTGGAGGTGGTGGGGGTAAAAAGTGGCATCATGATGGCAGGAGGACAAAAAAACATAATTCCATTGAAGATTTTATCTCCTGTGCCAAATTTCTAATTGACAAGGAGATTGTACAGGAGAACAAGCTTGCTGCTTGGGGATATAGTGCTGGGGGGCTTTTGGTTGCTTCTGCAATTAATTCTTGCCCAGATTTATTTCGTGCTGCCCTTTTGAAG GTTCCATTTTTGGATCCAACCAATACTCTTCTCTACCCCATTTTACCACTTGCTCCTGCTGACTATGAAGAGTTTGGGTACCCAGGGGACATTGAAGACTTTCAGGCAATAAGAAAATATTCTCCGTATGACAATATTCAAAAGAATGCTCTTTATCCTGCTGTCTTGGTATCATCTTCTTTCAATACACG
- the LOC100263895 gene encoding uncharacterized protein LOC100263895 isoform X2 produces MVGLARRRLYYRRVEEGKQFPVLCRRLASLNEEFISNKSPSAGFDFVSGRRIEQKLIDYNQEAERFGGYAYEELSEISPDHRFIAYTMYDKDNDYFRLSVRDLNSGSILSKPQADRVSNLAWVKDGKALLYTVTNNNRRPYRIYCSMLGSDEEDVKLLEESDDNVYVNIRHTKDFRFVTVNKFSITTSKVFLINAADPLSGMTLVWECGGQAHCIVEHHQGCLYLFTDAAKEGQPVDYHYLLCSPVVVSSSPRNWESVFIDDPDLIIEDVDFNDTHMVFIVREGRKFRICSVALPLPRGKGAVYLKELNPHFLPLPKYVSQISPGPNYDYYSSIIRFTVSSPVMPDAVVDYDLSTGMWNIIQQKNMLHERTRILYGTTSSASSLANASISKRSGSTDEVNVKDDLLWNDLSEFYACENYDVSSHDGVLVPLTIVYSRKNKKENHSPGILHGHGAYGELLDKRWRGELKSLLDRGWVVAYADVRGGGGGGKKWHHDGRRTKKHNSIEDFISCAKFLIDKEIVQENKLAAWGYSAGGLLVASAINSCPDLFRAALLKVPFLDPTNTLLYPILPLAPADYEEFGYPGDIEDFQAIRKYSPYDNIQKNALYPAVLVSSSFNTRFGVWEAAKWAARVRECAVYDPKRPVLLNLTTDIVEENRYLQSKEAALEAAFLLKVIGS; encoded by the exons ATG GTCGGTCTTGCTCGCCGCAGGTTGTACTATCGGCGGGTGGAAGAAGGGAAGCAGTTTCCAGTGCTGTGTCGGAGATTGGCTAGCTTAAATGAAGAGTTCATTTCGAATAAATCTCCTTCCGCTGGATTTGATTTTGTCTCGGGTAGGAGAATTGAGCAGAAGCTGATTGATTACAATCAAGAAGCTGAGAGATTTGGAG GGTATGCCTATGAGGAACTATCAGAGATATCACCAGACCATAGGTTTATCGCCTACACTATGTATGATAAGGACAACGACTACTTTAGGTTATCTGTTAGGGATTTGAATTCTGGTTCAATATTAAGTAAGCCTCAAGCTGATCGGGTTTCAAACTTGGCATGGGTGAAGGATGGAAAGGCATTGCTTTATACTGTGACAAACAATAATAGGAGACCATATCG GATATACTGCAGCATGCTTGGATCAGATGAAGAAGATGTTAAGCTTTTAGAAGAATCAGATGATAATGTTTATGTTAACATAAGACATACCAAGGACTTTCGGTTTGTGACAGTAAATAAGTTCTCGATTACAACCTCAAAG GTCTTCCTCATAAATGCAGCTGATCCTTTGTCTGGCATGACATTAGTATGGGAGTGTGGAGGACAAGCCCACTGCATAGTTGAGCACCATCAGGGATGCCTTTATTTGTTTACAGATGCTGCAAAAGAGGGCCAACCTGTTGATTATCATTATCTCCTTTGTTCTCCCGTGGTAGTATCTTCTAGCCCCAGAAATTGGGAG AGTGTATTTATTGATGACCCAGACTTGATCATCGAGGATGTTGATTTTAACGATACACACATGGTATTTATTGTGAGGGAAGGTCGAAAGTTTAGAATTTGTTCAGTTGCTCTTCCTTTGCCTAGAGGGAAG GGAGCAGTTTACCTAAAAGAGCTTAACCCACATTTCCTACCTCTTCCAAAATATGTTTCCCAAATCTCACCTGGACCAAATTATGACTACTACTCCTCGATCATACGCTTTACTGTTTCATCACCTGTG ATGCCTGATGCTGTGGTTGATTATGACTTGTCAACTGGAATGTGGAATATCATTCAACAGAAAAATATGCTTCATGAAAGAACACGAATTCTGTATGGAACAACCTCTTCTGCTAGTAGCCTTGCAAATGCTTCAATTTCCAAAAGATCTGGATCCACAGATGAAGTCAATGTCAAAGATGATCTCCTCTGGAATGACCTTTCTGAGTTCTATGCTTGTGAAAACTATGATGTCTCTTCTCAtgatggagttttggttccTTTGACCATTGTATACTCACgcaaaaacaagaaagagaatcaCAGTCCTGGAATACTTCATGGCCATGGAGCTTATGGTGAGTTACTTGACAAAAGGTGGCGTGGTGAATTGAAAAGCCTTCTTGATCGTGGTTGGGTTGTTGCTTATGCTGATGTCAG AGGTGGAGGTGGTGGGGGTAAAAAGTGGCATCATGATGGCAGGAGGACAAAAAAACATAATTCCATTGAAGATTTTATCTCCTGTGCCAAATTTCTAATTGACAAGGAGATTGTACAGGAGAACAAGCTTGCTGCTTGGGGATATAGTGCTGGGGGGCTTTTGGTTGCTTCTGCAATTAATTCTTGCCCAGATTTATTTCGTGCTGCCCTTTTGAAG GTTCCATTTTTGGATCCAACCAATACTCTTCTCTACCCCATTTTACCACTTGCTCCTGCTGACTATGAAGAGTTTGGGTACCCAGGGGACATTGAAGACTTTCAGGCAATAAGAAAATATTCTCCGTATGACAATATTCAAAAGAATGCTCTTTATCCTGCTGTCTTGGTATCATCTTCTTTCAATACACG